The genomic window TTCGCCTTGGCGAACCCGAACCCGGAGATCTCCTACGCCGACGCTATGGCCTCGCGGGACGATATCATCTTCGCTACCGGACGTTCCGACTATCCGAACCAGATCAACAACGTGCTGGGATTCCCTTATATCTTCCGCGGCGCCTTGGACACGCACGCCAAGGCGATCAACGAGGAGATGAAGCTGGCCGCCGTCTACGCTATCGCCGACCTTGCCAAGGAACCGGTTCCCGACGTGGTGAACGCCGCCTATAAGCTGAAACGAACCACTTTCGGACGCGACTATATCCTTCCGAAAGCGCTCGATCCCCGTTTGCTGACCCGTGTATCTTGCGCCGTGGCGAAAGCCGCTATCGACTCGGGCGTGTCTCGCAAGACGATCACCGACTGGGAGGGCTACGCCAACCATTTGCGTGAGATGATGGGGTACGATAATAAACTCTTGCGCTCGTTCACCGATATGGCGAAAGCGAACCCGAAACGGGTGGTATTCGCCGAGGCGAACCACGTGAATATGCTGAAAGCCGCCGCCGAGGCGAAAGCGGAAGGTATCTGTTTCCCGATCTTGCTGGGTAACGAGGAGCGTCTGGCCAAGATCGCCGCCGAGGAGAATATCAGTCTGGACGGTATCGAGATCGTCAACCTCCGCCACGACCGTGAGACGGAACGCCGCCACCGCTACGCCCGTATCCTTACCGACAAGAAGGCGCGCGAGGGCGTGACCTACTCGGAGGCTTGCGAGAAAATGGTAGACCGTAACGCCTTTGGTATGATGATGGTGGCTACCGGCGACGCTGACGCTTTCGTGACGGGTGTATACAGCCGCTACTCGGAGGTTACAAAGATGGCGGAACAGATCATCGGCATCCGCCCGAGCTACAAGCATTTCGGCGCCTTGAACATCTTGACTTGTAAGAAGGGTACGTTCTTTATGGCCGATACGCTGATCAACCGCCACCCGTCGGCCGAGGTATTGATCGATATCGCCCGCCTGACGCACGACGCCGTGAAGTTCTTCGCTCACGAGCCGGTTATGGCGATGTTGTCTTACTCGAACTTCGGTTCCGACAAGCAGGGCAGTCCGCTGAAAGTACACGAGGCGATCGACTTCTTGCATAAGACATACCCAGACATGGTAGTAGACGGAGAGATGCAAGTAAACTTCGCCCTCGACAAGAAGCTGCGCGACGATATGTATCCGTTCAACAAGCTGAAAGGGCAAGACGTGAATACCTTGATCTTCCCGAACCTAAGCTCCGCCAACAGCGCGTACAAGCTATTGGATACGCTGGGTATCACCGAGACGATCGGCCCGATCCAGATGGGATTGAACAAACCGATCCACTTCACCGACGTAGAAAGCTCTACCCGTGATATCGTGAACCTGACGACCGTAGCTGTCGTAGACGCTATCGTTCAGGAGCAGATCGAGAAAGAAAACAGATAAGTTTTGATGCGGATGACGCAGATAACACGGATAAGAATAAAATAAATCCGTGTCATCCGTGTCATCTGCGTCATCTGCGTCTAAAAGATAGACCACCAAGAGTTTTGATACAGGGTCATGTCAATTTAGATAGCTTTCGATATTCGCTATTACCTTTTGCGACAATCGCTCCATACATTGCTCCGAGTGGCCGGAGACTTTCGGGGTATATATGACATTATCGAATTGCGTCAAGGTATCCGCATAATTCCCGATACCTACCGCATCGCATAAGAAGAAATTCCGCTTATGTGCGCTAAGCCAACGTTGTAAATCCGGGACACGGAAAGTCGGCCCTACCGACGTATTGATCAATATCTTCAGATTACCGAACAAACGAAACTCACCCGCCCCCAGAAGAATCGTATTACGAGGCAAGCAAGTACATAAAATATCCACCTCCGGCAGCAACTCCCGCAAAGGCAGGTAAGCGATACCGGCGGCCTCGGCATCCGGCTTACGGGTACGGCTGAAATAATAAACCTCCGCCCCAAAAAAACGAAGAGCGTCAGCGATCATTCTCCCGGTGCGACCCAATCCCACAATGCCTACTTTTTGCCCGCCCAGCTCATACGCCTTATGCTTCCATTGTTTCCCGCCGAAACCATGCAACAGACGGACTAGCTCGCTAATGACATACTCCACGACTCCCTCATCGCCATAGTCGCGGATACCCAAGACCGTTATCCCCCGCTCACGTGCGGCGGCTATATCCACATTCGCGCTAGACTCGCTATAGAGGGTACAGCACATCCCGATGTATTTGATATTCGGGCAAGCCTCGATCACGTTCCTCCGGATCTGTGTATTATAAGAGACGAGTACGCAATCTGCGTCCCCGATCCGGTTCACAATCTCCTCATCCGTTTCCGGAATGCCGGTATAAAAAACAACCTCTTTTCCAAGCGCCTTCAAACGCTCCACTCCCCATGTATTCAACCCGGTAGAATCTACCACTACAATTTTCTCAAACATATCTTACTTTATTAATTACCATCTTCAATTAATTATCCCTCTCACAAAACTATAAATAAAATAGCCGCAAAGGGTAACCTTCAGCACGACACTTAATAAAAAACCTGCGAACGCCCCGAAACCAGCCTTCAACGCATCCCCGGACGCCTTACCTCCCAAAAGTTCCCCCACGAAAGCCCCCACGAAAGGACCCAGCAAGATCCCCCAAGGCGGAAACACGAACATACCGGCCACGGTTCCCACGGCACATCCCCAATTTCCCCACTTGGACCCTCCGCTATACTTAGTCCCCAGCATGGGCGTAACATAGTCCATCGCCTGTGCCAACACGACCAGCAATCCCCACACGACCAACTCCGTAACCGTAAATTCCGCATAACCCGTAAAATGCAACAGCCACAAAGCCAAATACGCTACCGGCGGCCCCGGCAAGATCGGCAAAAAACACCCCGCCAATCCCACCAACAAACAGATAACGCCTAGTATAACCAATAAGATATCCATATATTTCAGTTTTTGGGATATATAAATAGACAAAGATACAAACATTTCCCACCCTTAACTGTTTTGCTAAAAGCTAAATCTAAACATATATATTTATGCACAAACATTTACGCCTGACATGTTATGCTTTGTTGTGCTTGCTGGTACCGATCGGGGTAATGGCGCAGACAGAGCATACGTATTTAGACCGTGCCCTACCCGGATCATGGTCTGAGGAAGGGAGTGATTTCCAGCAGACACTTCCCGTAGAAGATAATTGGTGGAGGAATTTTAAGGACCCGTTACTGGACTCGCTGATAGAAGTAGCCGTGAAACAAAACTATTCCGTGCAAATGGCGATGGACAGGATCGCCATGGCGAAAGCCAACCTGCGGTCGGCACAAGGAAGCTACTCGCCCACCCTAGGGCTTTCCGCCGGATGGACACGGCAACAAAGTAGCGGCAATATCAATCAGGTACCCAAGGCGATCACCCAATATTCCAGCGCTACCGTAGATATGAACTGGGAAGTAGACGTATTCGGAAGTATCCGGAACCGGGTGAAAGCGGAGAAAGAGAATTTCGCCGCCTCGAAAGAGGAATACAACGCCGCCATGGTCTCCCTTTGCGCCCAAGTAGCCTCCTCCTATATCAATATGAGGGAACTGCAACAAGAGGTAAAGGTAGCGCAACAGAACTGCCGCTCCCAACAGACGGTCGTACAGATCACCCAGAAACGGTATGAGACCGGGCTAGTCTCTAAACTGGACGTAGCGCAGGCGCAATCCGTATACTACAGCACGAAAGCCTCCCTCCCGATGCTGGAGGCCGGTATCATCCAATATACGAACTCCTTGGCGATCTTGCTAGGCCTGTACCCTTCCGATCTACAAAAGATCATGGAGACAGACGCTTCCTTGCCGGAATATATCGAGCCGGTCGGTGTAGGGCTACCGGCAAACCTGTTGCTACGCCGTCCGGATGTACGTGCGGCAGAACGGCAGGTCAATGCGCTTGCCGCCTCGCTCGGGGCCTCTAAGTCCGATTGGTGGCCGAAAGTATTCGTGAAAGGCTCGATCGGTTTCGCCTCCCACGACTTCGACAAGCTGGCGAATCATAATAGCTTGACCTATGAGATCGCCCCTACCCTTACGTGGAACTTCTTCCAAGGCACCCAGAAGATACAGGCTACCCGGTTGGCGAAAGCCCAGTTGGACGAGTCGATCCGGCAATTCAACCAGACCGTGCTTACCTCCGTACAGGAAGTGGATAACGCCATGAGCTCGTACAAGAACTCGATCAAGCAGATCGTAGCCCTCCGGGAAGTGGTAAACCAAGGGAAACAAACCTTGGACCTTTCCCTAGACCTCTATAAGCAGGGCCTTACGCCTTTCCAAAACGTACTGGACGCGCAACGCTCCCTCCTCACCTACCAGAACCAATTGACACAGGCTCAAGGTAGCTCCCTACTGAACTTGATACAGCTTTATCAGTCATTGGGCGGAGGATGGAATCCTATGTAGGCCGTTCGATCCGATCGAACAAAAGCCCACTCAAACAATTAATATAAATAATCATTAAAGACAAAAGATATGAAGACATTTGTTTACATAGGGATTATCGGAGCCTCCGCCTTATTACTGGCGTCTTGCAAGGGGAAAAGCAAGCCGCTGGAAACGCCCGTGCCCTCCATAAGCGTATCCACGCCGATCGTGAGGGACATTACCTTGACTAAAGAATACCCCGGATACCTTAGTTCACAACTGAAAGTAGACTTGGTCGCACGTGTCAACGGATACTTGCGTACCTCTTACCTCAAGGCCGGAAGCCGGGTGAAGAAGGGCGATCTTATCTTCGTGATCGAACCGGACACCTATCAAGATAACGTCACCCAAGCCGAGGCTTCCGTAAAGACCTCCAAAGCCCAGCTGGAATATGCACGCAGTAACTACGAGCGTATGAAGGAGGCGGCTAAGAGCGGCGCCGTAAGCCAGATACAAGTGATCCAAGCGGAGGCTACCGTATCGGAGTCTGAGGCTGCCGTGAAGAATGCCGAGGCGGAGTTGAATACCGCACGGACCAACTTGAGCTATTGCTATATCCGTGCGCCTTTCGACGGTGCGGTTACCCGGGCCAGCTACGATATAGGTAATTACATCAACGGAGCCGTCCAGCCGGTTACCTTGGCCACCTTATACAAGGACGACTTGATGTTCGCCAATTTCAATATCGAGGATAACCAGTTCATGAAGATGATGCTGGAAGCCGCCCGCAACGATAGCACCGTGAAGCTTCCGACCGAGATCCTCGTCAGCATAGGCAAGGATGGCGGCAATGCGTATACGGGCCGGCTGGATTATCTATCCCCCAATATCGACCTATCGACCGGTACCCTGAACGTACGTGCCAATCTGGATAACCCGAAGCATGTATTGAAGAGCGGCTTATACGTCACCATCACCCTGCCGTATGCCGAGCAGCCGAATGCGGTCTTGGTTCGCGACGCCTCGATCGGTACCGACCAATTAGGGAAGTACCTTTATATCGTGAACGACTCCAATGTCGTACGATACCGTCCTATCGAGGTGGGCCAATTGGTAGACGATACGCTTCGCCAAGTGACCGCCGGTATCAGCCCCAAAGATTCCTATGTCACCTCCGCCCTGCTTAAGGTACGGGATGGCATGACTATCAAACCTATAAAATAAGCAAGCTATGGTAAAGTTCTTTATTAACAGACCGATATTCGCCACCGTACTTGCTCTGATCATCGTCGTAGCGGGTTTGGTCACCCTCAATATATTACCGATCGCCCAGTATCCGGAGATCACGCCGCCTACCGTACAGGTATCCGCCGTTTATCCCGGGGCGGACGCACAGACCGTAGCGCAGACCGTAGGTTTACCGATCGAGCAACAGGTAAACGGCGTGGACGGTATGCTTTACATGAGTTCAAACTCCTCCAGTTCGGGGGCTTACTCCCTGACGATCACCTTCGCCGTGGGAACGGATATCGACATGGCGACCGTCATGGTGCAAAACCGGGTGAGTATCGCCCAAAGTAGCTTGCCGGAACCCGTGATCGTACAAGGTATCACCACCCGCAAGCAATCCTCCAATATCGTGATGATGCTTACCCTAAGTTCCAAGGATTCCATTTACGACGGGTTGTATTTAAGTAATTACGCCACCTTAAATATGATAGACCAGCTAACCCGCCTGCCGGGTGTAGGCTCGGTACAGGTGATGGGAGCCGGAAACTATAGCATGCGTATCTGGCTAGACCCGGAGGCGATGCGTATCCGTAACTTGACGCCGGACATGGTCTATCAAGCCATATCCACGCAAAACGCCCAAGTATCCGCCGGTTACGTAGGCCAACCGATTCTACGGGCGGATAACCCCTATCAATATACCTTGACCGTGAAAGGACGGTTGACGACACCGGATGAGTTCGGCAATATTGTCCTTAAGACCGGGCAAGGTGGCAAGATCCTGCGATTGAAGGATATCGCCCGCATAGAGTTGGGTAGCTCCTCTTACAACGTGGTCTCTAAATTAAGCGGACAGCCGACTGCTGCGATAGCG from Parabacteroides distasonis ATCC 8503 includes these protein-coding regions:
- a CDS encoding NADP-dependent malic enzyme, giving the protein MAKITKEEALRYHAEGKPGKIEVIPTKPHSTQTDLSLAYSPGVAEPCLEIEKNPLDAYEYTAKGNLVAVISNGTAVLGLGDIGPLAGKPVMEGKGLLFKIFAGIDVFDIEVNEKDPEKFIQTVKAISPTFGGINLEDIKAPECFEIETRLKNELDIPVMHDDQHGTAIISGAGLINALEIAGKKIEDVKIVVNGAGAASISCTRLYVMLGARKENIVMCDSKGVISTSRPDLNAAKREFATDRPIKTLQEAVVGADVFLGLSVANVLTKEMVRSMNADPIVFALANPNPEISYADAMASRDDIIFATGRSDYPNQINNVLGFPYIFRGALDTHAKAINEEMKLAAVYAIADLAKEPVPDVVNAAYKLKRTTFGRDYILPKALDPRLLTRVSCAVAKAAIDSGVSRKTITDWEGYANHLREMMGYDNKLLRSFTDMAKANPKRVVFAEANHVNMLKAAAEAKAEGICFPILLGNEERLAKIAAEENISLDGIEIVNLRHDRETERRHRYARILTDKKAREGVTYSEACEKMVDRNAFGMMMVATGDADAFVTGVYSRYSEVTKMAEQIIGIRPSYKHFGALNILTCKKGTFFMADTLINRHPSAEVLIDIARLTHDAVKFFAHEPVMAMLSYSNFGSDKQGSPLKVHEAIDFLHKTYPDMVVDGEMQVNFALDKKLRDDMYPFNKLKGQDVNTLIFPNLSSANSAYKLLDTLGITETIGPIQMGLNKPIHFTDVESSTRDIVNLTTVAVVDAIVQEQIEKENR
- a CDS encoding D-isomer specific 2-hydroxyacid dehydrogenase family protein, which encodes MFEKIVVVDSTGLNTWGVERLKALGKEVVFYTGIPETDEEIVNRIGDADCVLVSYNTQIRRNVIEACPNIKYIGMCCTLYSESSANVDIAAARERGITVLGIRDYGDEGVVEYVISELVRLLHGFGGKQWKHKAYELGGQKVGIVGLGRTGRMIADALRFFGAEVYYFSRTRKPDAEAAGIAYLPLRELLPEVDILCTCLPRNTILLGAGEFRLFGNLKILINTSVGPTFRVPDLQRWLSAHKRNFFLCDAVGIGNYADTLTQFDNVIYTPKVSGHSEQCMERLSQKVIANIESYLN
- a CDS encoding DUF456 domain-containing protein, which translates into the protein MDILLVILGVICLLVGLAGCFLPILPGPPVAYLALWLLHFTGYAEFTVTELVVWGLLVVLAQAMDYVTPMLGTKYSGGSKWGNWGCAVGTVAGMFVFPPWGILLGPFVGAFVGELLGGKASGDALKAGFGAFAGFLLSVVLKVTLCGYFIYSFVRGIIN
- a CDS encoding efflux transporter outer membrane subunit, producing the protein MHKHLRLTCYALLCLLVPIGVMAQTEHTYLDRALPGSWSEEGSDFQQTLPVEDNWWRNFKDPLLDSLIEVAVKQNYSVQMAMDRIAMAKANLRSAQGSYSPTLGLSAGWTRQQSSGNINQVPKAITQYSSATVDMNWEVDVFGSIRNRVKAEKENFAASKEEYNAAMVSLCAQVASSYINMRELQQEVKVAQQNCRSQQTVVQITQKRYETGLVSKLDVAQAQSVYYSTKASLPMLEAGIIQYTNSLAILLGLYPSDLQKIMETDASLPEYIEPVGVGLPANLLLRRPDVRAAERQVNALAASLGASKSDWWPKVFVKGSIGFASHDFDKLANHNSLTYEIAPTLTWNFFQGTQKIQATRLAKAQLDESIRQFNQTVLTSVQEVDNAMSSYKNSIKQIVALREVVNQGKQTLDLSLDLYKQGLTPFQNVLDAQRSLLTYQNQLTQAQGSSLLNLIQLYQSLGGGWNPM
- a CDS encoding efflux RND transporter periplasmic adaptor subunit; translated protein: MKTFVYIGIIGASALLLASCKGKSKPLETPVPSISVSTPIVRDITLTKEYPGYLSSQLKVDLVARVNGYLRTSYLKAGSRVKKGDLIFVIEPDTYQDNVTQAEASVKTSKAQLEYARSNYERMKEAAKSGAVSQIQVIQAEATVSESEAAVKNAEAELNTARTNLSYCYIRAPFDGAVTRASYDIGNYINGAVQPVTLATLYKDDLMFANFNIEDNQFMKMMLEAARNDSTVKLPTEILVSIGKDGGNAYTGRLDYLSPNIDLSTGTLNVRANLDNPKHVLKSGLYVTITLPYAEQPNAVLVRDASIGTDQLGKYLYIVNDSNVVRYRPIEVGQLVDDTLRQVTAGISPKDSYVTSALLKVRDGMTIKPIK